One region of Paenibacillus polymyxa M1 genomic DNA includes:
- a CDS encoding radical SAM protein, producing MLDKSGILSYLVSNEIQELIILPTEQCNFRCTYCYEDFKMKRMSPETIQAIKKFLTRRVPQLKHLTISWFGGEPLLAKDILLNISEHAQKLSTKNNLTSYLISITTNGYLLSPSIFNELVNVGITKYQITLDGPKEIHNQTRKKVNTEGSFDTVWNNLLAIKESNLNVFVTIRVHLFHENLPYIPDFLELLKKHFYSDQRFKILLKPIAQFGGKNEEHPKIIEKSKHNKVIQPLEEIIHGKTAPRKNSNELEICYAARPNSLVIRSDGSLGKCTVALNDEKNNIGYITNDGTLKISQERLAPWLKGLLTLNKSDLGCPKHSII from the coding sequence ATGTTAGATAAGTCAGGTATATTGTCCTATCTTGTTTCAAATGAAATTCAAGAACTGATTATCCTTCCAACAGAACAATGTAATTTTAGATGCACATATTGCTATGAAGATTTTAAAATGAAGCGTATGTCTCCTGAAACTATTCAAGCAATAAAAAAATTTCTAACTAGAAGAGTACCTCAGTTAAAACATCTAACAATAAGCTGGTTCGGTGGAGAACCATTATTGGCCAAAGATATTCTTCTTAATATCAGTGAACATGCTCAAAAGTTATCTACGAAAAATAATTTAACATCATATTTAATATCTATAACAACTAACGGATATTTATTGTCACCATCTATTTTTAACGAACTAGTCAATGTTGGTATTACAAAATATCAAATAACATTGGACGGACCAAAAGAGATACATAATCAAACCCGTAAAAAAGTGAATACAGAGGGAAGTTTTGATACAGTATGGAACAATTTACTAGCTATAAAGGAATCTAATTTGAATGTTTTTGTAACTATCCGAGTTCATTTGTTTCATGAAAATTTACCTTATATTCCAGACTTTTTGGAACTACTGAAAAAACATTTTTATAGTGATCAAAGATTCAAAATTTTATTGAAACCTATTGCCCAATTTGGGGGAAAAAATGAAGAGCACCCCAAAATCATTGAGAAGAGCAAACATAATAAAGTAATACAGCCGTTAGAAGAAATAATTCATGGTAAAACTGCTCCAAGAAAAAATTCCAATGAGTTAGAAATTTGTTATGCTGCCAGACCTAACTCATTAGTAATAAGGTCGGATGGGAGTCTCGGAAAATGTACGGTTGCTTTAAATGACGAAAAAAATAATATAGGGTATATAACGAATGACGGGACTTTAAAGATTAGCCAAGAACGTTTAGCACCTTGGTTAAAAGGTTTACTTACACTGAATAAATCAGATTTGGGTTGTCCCAAACATTCCATCATTTAA
- a CDS encoding helix-turn-helix transcriptional regulator, producing the protein MEHTPTIRAELDRFLQQEGLSFSQFGHIADMNRGAVSAIVTGNKPLSVNQLDRITEAMGLPEGYFYDLFVENYIIDHPPNMRRIEPFIFRCAELDKLDAIRRVVGAIMDNLLYSPKLFEIAEGLLAQGRHEAALVLYEGVAEAEKYQHSERLAVCQYRIFTIQIGDDQSQNLKAATLFEPFVERLDEIDQLDALKDLANVYRSLRKWDKVDEIAKLMRAKAEIQYNLKHEHKSRECESTNKLTRPLFVYISYADLLCAGVCEAKGDYQQALQYTYAYADLEWVREMDEDTLYWINLFKGWAQANAVANKLLSGDINALYDYVKYIGAPSDTSEQDKVAQLLNIMMTANRYQIDVSDILQRFETDVNSLLLFPQSNDIYTKQVIPEQYARLSYELAYYHLYRGTYDDGFKYLMYSMVSYHTLNNETYFIKCMVLFERYRAYAVSETKAAYLEFIERVWIADVKKNGAIDCRS; encoded by the coding sequence ATGGAACATACACCTACGATTCGAGCAGAATTAGACAGATTCCTACAACAAGAGGGTTTGAGCTTTTCACAATTTGGTCATATTGCGGATATGAATAGGGGAGCAGTAAGTGCTATCGTGACAGGAAATAAGCCTTTGTCTGTTAACCAACTGGATCGAATTACTGAGGCTATGGGTTTGCCAGAAGGCTATTTTTACGACTTGTTTGTAGAAAACTACATCATCGACCATCCCCCGAATATGAGACGAATCGAGCCATTTATATTTCGCTGTGCGGAGTTGGACAAGTTGGATGCGATCCGTCGAGTAGTGGGAGCCATCATGGATAATCTACTGTATTCACCCAAGCTATTTGAAATTGCAGAAGGGTTGTTGGCGCAGGGACGTCATGAGGCTGCGTTGGTGCTCTATGAGGGGGTAGCCGAAGCGGAAAAATATCAACATTCTGAACGTTTGGCAGTCTGTCAATATCGCATATTCACGATTCAGATTGGAGACGATCAAAGCCAGAATCTTAAGGCTGCCACACTATTTGAACCCTTCGTGGAACGCCTAGATGAAATAGACCAGCTTGACGCGTTGAAGGATTTAGCTAACGTGTACAGGTCTTTGCGTAAATGGGATAAGGTTGACGAAATAGCTAAATTAATGAGAGCTAAAGCGGAAATTCAATATAATTTGAAACACGAACACAAGAGTCGGGAATGTGAATCTACTAACAAGCTAACGCGTCCTCTGTTTGTGTACATTTCTTATGCTGACCTGCTGTGTGCAGGTGTCTGTGAAGCCAAAGGCGATTATCAGCAAGCTCTACAATATACATACGCCTATGCGGATTTAGAGTGGGTTAGAGAGATGGACGAGGATACATTATATTGGATTAATTTATTCAAAGGTTGGGCGCAAGCTAACGCTGTCGCAAATAAGCTTTTATCTGGAGATATAAACGCCTTATATGATTATGTTAAATACATTGGTGCACCATCAGATACATCTGAACAAGATAAAGTTGCCCAACTGTTGAACATTATGATGACGGCAAACCGATACCAGATAGACGTAAGTGATATACTTCAGCGTTTTGAAACGGATGTTAATTCACTTTTGCTATTTCCGCAATCTAATGACATATATACGAAACAAGTTATACCAGAACAGTATGCACGTTTGAGTTATGAATTAGCTTATTATCATTTATATCGAGGTACATACGACGATGGCTTCAAATACTTGATGTATTCAATGGTAAGTTATCATACACTAAATAATGAGACTTATTTTATAAAATGTATGGTATTGTTTGAGCGTTATCGAGCTTATGCAGTATCCGAAACCAAGGCAGCATATTTAGAATTTATTGAAAGGGTGTGGATAGCTGATGTTAAGAAAAATGGCGCTATTGATTGTCGCAGCTAG
- a CDS encoding caspase family protein: MAKGYSLHIGLNFIDPQHYAGWDGRLIACEADAKDMELISRSLNYNNTSTLLTANATINNVATEIKKAATDLENGDIFFLTFSGHGGTSTDLNHDELDTHDETWCLYDGQVLDDELFELWSLFKEGVRIIILSDSCYSGTVSRARHYGLDTDTNIDTVNNIRYKFMPLEIAKRTYKNNINFYTNKVKHVIKNKNSIELKCSVKLISGCQDNQTSADGDINGYFTAKLLEVWNEGKFRGNYKDFYEKLKSIMPPTQTPNYYNIGITNTEFDNQKPFTIQDIIIPVRTLYVEDPIFPSSRSNVTDVIIEQIKREIEKTLEPLAQGNEGYVRCENLELNGTNLKARVLIRHKHKSNGITIYAAKTWVDIDTDVMNPDPEDLKVCINSPIGNICITLADLIKLIATLLL; this comes from the coding sequence ATGGCAAAAGGATATTCGTTACACATTGGATTAAATTTTATTGACCCTCAACATTACGCAGGATGGGACGGAAGATTGATTGCCTGTGAAGCTGATGCGAAGGATATGGAGTTGATTTCACGTTCATTAAATTACAATAATACCTCTACATTGTTAACTGCAAATGCAACAATAAATAATGTAGCTACAGAAATAAAAAAGGCGGCTACAGATTTAGAAAATGGAGATATCTTCTTTCTCACTTTTTCTGGACACGGAGGTACTTCAACTGACTTAAATCACGATGAGTTAGATACTCATGATGAAACATGGTGTTTATACGATGGACAAGTCTTAGACGATGAATTGTTCGAATTATGGTCATTATTCAAAGAAGGTGTAAGAATAATTATTTTGTCAGACTCCTGTTATAGTGGAACAGTATCTAGAGCTCGTCACTATGGTTTAGACACCGATACAAATATTGATACCGTAAATAACATTAGATACAAATTTATGCCGCTTGAAATCGCCAAAAGAACATATAAAAACAATATTAATTTTTATACAAACAAAGTAAAACACGTTATTAAAAACAAAAATTCCATTGAATTAAAATGTTCGGTTAAACTTATATCAGGTTGTCAGGACAATCAAACCTCCGCAGACGGAGACATCAATGGATATTTCACCGCAAAATTATTAGAAGTATGGAATGAGGGGAAATTTCGAGGTAACTATAAAGATTTCTATGAAAAATTAAAGTCTATAATGCCCCCAACTCAAACCCCAAACTATTATAATATTGGAATAACAAATACAGAATTTGATAATCAAAAACCCTTCACAATTCAAGATATTATAATACCTGTAAGAACGCTATATGTGGAAGATCCCATCTTTCCATCATCAAGATCAAATGTGACAGATGTAATTATTGAACAGATAAAGAGAGAGATAGAAAAAACTTTAGAGCCTCTTGCACAAGGAAATGAAGGATACGTACGATGTGAAAATCTAGAACTGAATGGAACAAATTTAAAAGCACGTGTTCTTATCCGACACAAACACAAATCTAACGGAATAACAATTTATGCAGCTAAAACTTGGGTGGATATTGACACTGATGTTATGAATCCAGACCCAGAAGATTTAAAAGTTTGCATAAACTCACCAATCGGAAATATATGCATAACTTTGGCTGATTTAATTAAATTGATTGCAACTTTATTGTTATAG